In Terriglobus sp. TAA 43, a single window of DNA contains:
- a CDS encoding MFS transporter, with protein sequence MTEQALPQPPTSRFAHTMRALRHRNYRLYLSGQCVSLMGTWMTRLALSWLTYRLTHSAFLLGMVGFAGQILTFVLAPFAGVWVDRMDRRELLVITQVAAAVQSLALAALTLTKVITIQEILALAAFQGLIDAFDMPARQSFVTKMVPDKEDLSNAIALNSSMVNVARLVGPSVAAIVIAHLGEGWCFSIDGVSYLAVIASLLLMRIKPDVPGDHHRPAMAEQMREGWGYVSRFIPVRNILLLFAITSLMGMSQMALLPLFAVQVLHGGPRMLGLLATANAVGALVAAVLLASRKNAVGLLRYVQCGGALFGAALIVFGISHWVALSLLAMMAMGFGIMTGMGGSNTIIQTLSPENKRGRVMSFYTMAFIGMTPFGSLLAGALAHRIGAPHTLLFSGVCVLLAGAWFWSQTAAMRLGMRARYEELGILQPKKEAA encoded by the coding sequence TTGACAGAACAAGCATTACCGCAACCGCCGACGAGCCGATTTGCGCACACCATGCGTGCGCTGCGGCATCGCAACTACAGGCTTTACCTGTCCGGGCAGTGCGTGTCGTTGATGGGCACGTGGATGACCCGGCTGGCGCTGTCGTGGCTCACGTACCGGTTGACGCATTCGGCATTCCTGCTGGGCATGGTCGGCTTTGCCGGGCAGATTCTTACGTTTGTTTTGGCGCCGTTCGCGGGGGTGTGGGTAGACCGCATGGATCGCCGCGAGCTGCTGGTGATAACGCAGGTTGCGGCCGCTGTACAGTCGCTTGCGCTTGCGGCTTTGACGCTGACGAAGGTCATCACCATTCAGGAGATCCTTGCGCTGGCTGCGTTTCAGGGATTAATCGATGCATTCGATATGCCGGCGCGGCAATCGTTTGTGACCAAGATGGTGCCGGACAAGGAAGACCTGAGCAATGCGATTGCGTTGAATTCGTCCATGGTGAATGTGGCGCGGTTGGTGGGGCCTTCCGTAGCTGCGATTGTGATTGCGCATCTGGGCGAAGGTTGGTGCTTCAGCATTGATGGTGTTTCGTATCTTGCGGTGATTGCTTCGTTGTTGCTGATGCGAATCAAGCCGGATGTGCCGGGAGATCATCATCGTCCGGCTATGGCGGAGCAGATGCGTGAAGGATGGGGCTATGTGAGTCGCTTCATCCCTGTACGAAACATCCTGCTGTTGTTTGCTATTACAAGTTTGATGGGCATGTCGCAGATGGCATTGTTGCCGTTGTTTGCAGTGCAGGTGTTGCATGGTGGCCCGCGCATGCTGGGACTGTTAGCCACGGCGAATGCTGTTGGTGCTTTGGTGGCTGCAGTTTTGTTGGCATCGCGGAAGAACGCGGTTGGATTGCTACGTTACGTGCAATGTGGTGGAGCACTGTTTGGCGCGGCACTCATCGTGTTTGGCATTTCGCACTGGGTTGCTTTGTCACTGCTGGCCATGATGGCGATGGGCTTTGGCATTATGACCGGGATGGGCGGTAGCAATACGATCATCCAGACGCTTTCGCCCGAAAATAAGCGTGGCCGTGTAATGAGTTTCTATACGATGGCCTTCATCGGCATGACGCCTTTTGGAAGCCTGCTTGCAGGCGCACTTGCGCATCGAATAGGTGCCCCGCATACGCTGTTGTTCAGCGGTGTATGCGTGCTGCTGGCGGGCGCGTGGTTCTGGTCACAGACAGCTGCCATGCGGCTGGGTATGCGCGCAAGATATGAGGAGCTGGGCATTCTACAACCGAAGAAAGAGGCGGCATGA
- a CDS encoding TetR/AcrR family transcriptional regulator translates to MPQVRKIEDAELMQRLARIFKDVGYEAASLAVLANATGLKKASLYHRFPLGKEQMAEEVLAFTNQILDTHVFPVLSDVTRPEKKMNSFVRVIDEFYLSGNESCLLNLLCPPRGEESARAKAIAATFKRLIDALTHVAEEAGAPKKLAKARAEHALVELHGALVLARATGDDKVFQRMLTRLPTIILTSDS, encoded by the coding sequence ATGCCCCAGGTTCGAAAAATAGAAGACGCGGAGTTGATGCAGCGATTGGCGCGCATATTCAAAGACGTGGGCTATGAAGCTGCGTCACTGGCGGTTCTGGCCAATGCCACCGGCCTAAAGAAGGCGAGCCTCTACCACCGCTTCCCCCTGGGCAAGGAGCAGATGGCGGAAGAAGTATTGGCCTTCACAAATCAAATTCTCGACACACACGTATTCCCGGTGCTTAGTGACGTAACGCGGCCGGAGAAAAAGATGAATTCGTTTGTCCGGGTAATCGACGAGTTCTACCTGAGCGGCAACGAATCCTGCCTGCTGAATCTTCTTTGCCCGCCGCGTGGCGAAGAGAGCGCTCGCGCCAAGGCCATCGCTGCCACGTTCAAGCGATTGATTGATGCATTGACGCACGTCGCAGAAGAAGCAGGAGCCCCAAAGAAGCTGGCAAAAGCCCGAGCGGAGCATGCACTAGTCGAACTGCACGGGGCGCTCGTACTCGCTCGTGCAACCGGAGACGACAAGGTCTTCCAGCGCATGCTGACTCGCCTTCCCACGATCATCCTGACAAGCGATTCATAA
- a CDS encoding DNA-3-methyladenine glycosylase I, whose product MTKQRCKWSERDPLETVYHDEEWGVPVHDGRMLWECLMLEGFQAGLSWTIILRKRENFREAFLDFDPKKVAKFGEREIEILLANPGIVRSRAKIEATIKGAQIYLDMQKKGEDFADFCWSFTKGKVLRGDGTVVAETELSRTISKELKRRGFKFVGPSITYAWMQAVGIVNDHVAHCFRRKQV is encoded by the coding sequence ATGACGAAGCAGCGCTGCAAGTGGAGTGAACGCGATCCGTTGGAGACGGTGTACCACGATGAAGAGTGGGGTGTCCCGGTACACGATGGCCGAATGCTCTGGGAATGTCTGATGCTGGAAGGCTTTCAGGCAGGGTTGTCGTGGACCATTATCCTGCGCAAGCGCGAGAACTTTCGCGAAGCCTTCCTCGACTTCGATCCCAAGAAGGTGGCAAAGTTCGGCGAGCGGGAGATTGAGATTCTGCTCGCGAATCCAGGCATTGTGCGTTCACGCGCAAAGATTGAAGCAACCATCAAAGGTGCGCAGATTTACCTGGATATGCAGAAAAAGGGCGAGGATTTTGCCGATTTCTGTTGGAGTTTTACCAAGGGGAAAGTACTGCGCGGTGATGGAACGGTCGTCGCTGAGACTGAACTCTCACGCACGATCTCTAAGGAGCTGAAACGGCGCGGGTTCAAGTTCGTTGGACCGTCGATTACGTATGCGTGGATGCAGGCCGTGGGCATTGTGAATGATCACGTGGCGCATTGCTTCCGCCGCAAACAGGTGTGA
- a CDS encoding flavin reductase family protein, producing MHIAVEPSILYIGTPVVLVSTRNADGSSNLAPMSSAWWLGWNCMLGLGAKGHTAQNLLRERECVLNLPSDAMVHHVDRLAKLTGSDPVPPHKQSMGYRHHKDKFGISGLTEQSSESVMAVRVAECPLQMEAVLEQVHDFGHRPDKAPGALAFEVRIVRMHAAPSLLVPGRDNHIDPDRWRPLMMSFCRFYGLSGELSNSTLASIPEEAYRPVPHMKR from the coding sequence ATGCACATCGCCGTGGAACCATCGATTCTTTACATTGGAACGCCCGTAGTCCTCGTCAGCACGCGCAATGCAGACGGTTCAAGTAACCTTGCGCCCATGTCCTCCGCGTGGTGGCTGGGGTGGAACTGCATGCTGGGCCTTGGCGCCAAAGGACACACCGCCCAGAACCTTCTACGTGAGAGGGAATGCGTTCTGAACCTACCGTCCGACGCGATGGTGCACCATGTGGACCGGCTGGCCAAGCTGACCGGCTCCGATCCAGTTCCGCCACATAAACAGTCCATGGGCTATCGGCACCACAAGGACAAATTCGGCATCAGCGGCCTCACAGAACAGTCTTCCGAAAGCGTCATGGCTGTTCGAGTAGCAGAGTGCCCTCTTCAGATGGAAGCCGTTCTGGAGCAGGTTCACGACTTCGGCCATCGTCCAGACAAAGCTCCCGGCGCGCTGGCATTCGAGGTCCGCATCGTCCGAATGCACGCCGCCCCGTCGCTGCTGGTTCCCGGCCGAGACAACCACATAGATCCGGATCGCTGGCGACCGCTCATGATGAGTTTCTGCCGGTTTTACGGCCTCTCGGGCGAACTTTCAAACTCCACGCTGGCCAGCATTCCAGAAGAAGCGTACCGGCCAGTCCCACACATGAAACGATAG
- the ada gene encoding bifunctional DNA-binding transcriptional regulator/O6-methylguanine-DNA methyltransferase Ada produces the protein MNRKVANTKAAPPEVQAVLSDTRWDAIVRRDRQADGTFFYSVRSTGVFCRPGCSSRTPRPENVRFHANAQDAIRAGFRPCQRCKPDQNANPSTEAIASICRAIESAIAAGDSIPQLEALARQAGLSQFHLHRQFRAATGLTPRQYANACRSKQMLKHLKGSATVTESIYETGFSSSSRFYQAAANTLGMTPTQFRKGGQDTDITYAVGPSTLGMILVARSPRGICAILMGDDAETLIDDLKQRFPQASLVPGDAVFSETLEKIVALTEQPRSNRIDLPLDICGTAFQQRVWQALQAIPAGETASYAEIAQRIGNPRSVRAVAQACASNALAVAIPCHRVVKSDGALSGYRWGVERKKELLRREQLSH, from the coding sequence ATGAATCGGAAAGTAGCCAATACGAAAGCAGCCCCGCCGGAAGTGCAAGCCGTCCTGAGCGACACCCGCTGGGATGCGATTGTCCGTCGCGATCGTCAGGCCGACGGCACATTTTTCTATTCCGTCCGCAGCACGGGAGTCTTCTGCCGTCCGGGGTGCTCTTCCCGCACGCCGCGACCTGAAAACGTGCGTTTCCACGCAAACGCGCAGGATGCCATACGCGCCGGGTTCCGCCCATGCCAACGTTGTAAGCCAGACCAGAATGCCAATCCATCCACGGAAGCCATCGCGAGCATATGCCGTGCAATCGAGAGTGCCATCGCAGCAGGAGATTCGATACCGCAACTCGAAGCACTGGCGCGGCAGGCAGGCCTCAGCCAGTTCCATTTGCACCGCCAGTTCCGTGCAGCCACTGGACTCACACCGCGGCAATACGCCAACGCCTGCCGCTCAAAGCAAATGCTGAAACACCTGAAAGGGAGTGCCACCGTGACCGAATCCATCTACGAAACAGGTTTCAGCTCTTCAAGCCGCTTCTATCAGGCAGCCGCAAACACACTGGGAATGACACCCACGCAGTTCCGTAAAGGCGGCCAGGACACGGACATCACTTACGCCGTCGGTCCATCCACACTGGGAATGATTCTGGTGGCACGCAGCCCGCGCGGTATCTGCGCGATCCTTATGGGCGACGACGCAGAAACGTTGATCGACGATCTGAAACAACGCTTCCCTCAAGCATCGCTAGTGCCGGGTGATGCTGTCTTTTCCGAAACACTGGAGAAGATCGTCGCACTCACCGAACAACCGCGCAGCAATCGCATCGATCTACCTCTGGACATCTGTGGCACAGCCTTCCAGCAACGTGTCTGGCAAGCGCTGCAGGCCATCCCAGCAGGTGAAACAGCGAGCTATGCGGAGATTGCACAACGCATCGGCAATCCACGCTCAGTTCGCGCCGTCGCGCAGGCATGCGCCTCAAACGCACTCGCCGTCGCAATCCCCTGCCACCGTGTCGTGAAGAGCGATGGCGCACTCTCGGGATATCGTTGGGGTGTAGAACGCAAAAAAGAGCTGCTCAGACGTGAGCAGCTCAGTCACTAA
- a CDS encoding VOC family protein has translation MSARFSAMLHIPGDVRDAIAFYGKAFDAETGWATPPADDMVAQLLVHGIEFWVHPADEAIGNPSPALLGGTAVRLMLIVDDPDAVFQQAVAAGAVVRSPMQDHDYGWRDGSIIDPFGHRWEIGKPL, from the coding sequence ATGAGCGCTCGTTTCTCAGCCATGTTGCACATCCCCGGAGATGTCCGGGACGCCATTGCTTTTTATGGGAAAGCATTCGACGCTGAAACTGGTTGGGCCACGCCTCCTGCCGATGACATGGTGGCGCAGCTCCTGGTACACGGCATTGAGTTCTGGGTGCATCCCGCAGATGAAGCGATCGGCAATCCATCGCCTGCATTGCTCGGTGGGACAGCGGTACGGTTGATGCTTATCGTTGACGATCCAGATGCGGTGTTCCAACAGGCTGTGGCTGCCGGAGCGGTAGTCCGTTCGCCCATGCAGGATCATGACTACGGATGGCGTGATGGCTCAATCATTGATCCGTTCGGCCATCGGTGGGAGATCGGTAAGCCACTTTAG
- a CDS encoding threonine synthase, which translates to MPKIAFLECSRCQHRESADMPRTVCPVCAGTYYVRYDLSELKGTAVRDSLPQTDSMWRYAPVLPDALPVTLAEGWTPMMASRRNPNVLLKEEGANPTGTFKARGMSLCMTMMKHYGVPKVAVPSAGNAGGACAAYAAAAGIEAHVFMPQDVPLANQVECIAYGANMTLVDGLISDCAKIVAARKEEEGWFDVSTLKEPFRVEGKKTMGYELVEQLGWEYPDAVFYPTGGGVGLIGMWKAFLEMEELGWVSGKRPKMIACQAAGCEPVTKAYREGKDVSEMFQNAHTLASGLRVPKPYGDYIILDVVRESGGTVISQTDNEIYASIQDWGRNEGILLSPEGAAATAAYDRLIENGFLKKTDRVVIFNTGTGNKYTDVLSVMQRANPAE; encoded by the coding sequence ATGCCAAAGATTGCTTTTCTGGAATGCTCGCGATGTCAGCATCGCGAAAGTGCGGATATGCCGCGGACGGTTTGCCCTGTGTGTGCCGGTACGTACTATGTGCGTTATGACCTTTCCGAGTTGAAGGGAACCGCCGTTCGCGACAGCCTGCCACAGACTGACAGCATGTGGCGTTATGCGCCGGTACTGCCGGATGCTTTGCCTGTGACGCTGGCCGAGGGATGGACGCCAATGATGGCGTCGCGGCGCAATCCGAATGTGCTGTTGAAAGAAGAAGGCGCGAACCCCACGGGTACTTTCAAGGCGCGTGGCATGAGCCTCTGCATGACCATGATGAAGCACTATGGCGTGCCGAAGGTGGCCGTGCCCAGCGCGGGAAATGCAGGCGGCGCGTGTGCCGCGTATGCGGCTGCTGCAGGCATTGAGGCGCATGTGTTCATGCCGCAGGATGTGCCTCTGGCAAATCAGGTGGAGTGCATTGCTTACGGCGCGAACATGACGCTGGTGGATGGTCTGATCAGCGATTGCGCAAAGATTGTTGCTGCCCGCAAAGAAGAAGAGGGATGGTTCGACGTTTCCACGCTAAAGGAGCCGTTTCGCGTGGAAGGGAAGAAGACCATGGGCTACGAGCTTGTCGAACAGCTGGGTTGGGAGTACCCCGATGCGGTGTTCTACCCCACTGGCGGCGGCGTTGGCCTGATTGGCATGTGGAAGGCATTCCTTGAGATGGAAGAGCTGGGCTGGGTGTCTGGCAAACGTCCAAAGATGATCGCGTGCCAGGCTGCGGGATGTGAGCCGGTAACGAAGGCGTATCGCGAAGGTAAGGACGTCAGCGAGATGTTCCAGAATGCGCATACGCTGGCCAGCGGTCTGCGCGTGCCAAAGCCGTATGGGGACTACATCATTCTGGATGTGGTGCGTGAGAGCGGCGGCACAGTGATTTCGCAGACGGATAACGAAATCTATGCGTCGATTCAAGATTGGGGCCGGAACGAAGGCATTCTGCTCTCGCCGGAAGGCGCTGCGGCTACCGCAGCATACGACCGACTGATCGAGAACGGCTTCCTGAAGAAGACCGACCGCGTGGTGATCTTCAACACCGGTACCGGCAATAAGTACACGGATGTGCTGAGCGTCATGCAGCGGGCTAATCCCGCGGAATAA
- a CDS encoding SDR family oxidoreductase → MAKVVLITGANKGIGFEVARQLGRAGFTVLLGARDAKRGEEAVAKLRSEGSDVRYVVADLDRAAETGKALATQIAKEFGHLDVLVNNAGIFDLTGGDSPASMVTSEALKRTFQINFFGTVEFTQPLLPLLRGAESARIINVSSGLGSLGLNSDATSPFYPVKPLGYNASKAALNMFTVDLAWELRDTKIKVNSICPGYTATDLNGNSGTQTIEEGAEAIVRFAQQPDDSPTGGFFHKDGSYPW, encoded by the coding sequence ATGGCGAAGGTTGTTCTGATCACAGGCGCTAACAAAGGTATTGGGTTTGAAGTGGCCCGGCAGCTGGGCCGCGCTGGGTTCACTGTTCTGCTGGGCGCTCGTGATGCAAAGCGTGGCGAAGAAGCTGTTGCGAAGCTTCGCAGTGAAGGCTCCGATGTTCGTTATGTGGTGGCAGACCTGGATCGTGCGGCAGAGACTGGCAAAGCATTGGCCACTCAGATCGCGAAGGAATTCGGCCATCTGGACGTGCTGGTCAACAACGCGGGTATCTTCGATCTGACGGGTGGTGACAGCCCTGCAAGCATGGTCACCAGCGAAGCACTGAAGCGCACCTTTCAGATTAATTTCTTCGGCACTGTGGAGTTCACACAGCCGCTGTTGCCGCTACTGCGCGGCGCGGAAAGCGCACGCATCATCAATGTGTCCAGCGGCCTGGGTTCACTTGGACTTAACAGCGATGCGACTTCGCCGTTCTATCCCGTAAAGCCGCTTGGCTACAACGCATCAAAAGCAGCGCTGAATATGTTCACTGTTGACCTTGCCTGGGAGCTACGCGATACGAAGATCAAGGTGAACTCTATTTGTCCCGGCTACACCGCTACGGACCTGAACGGTAACAGTGGCACGCAGACCATCGAAGAAGGCGCAGAGGCAATTGTGCGATTTGCTCAACAGCCTGACGACAGCCCCACGGGCGGTTTCTTTCACAAGGACGGTTCATATCCCTGGTAG
- the mqo gene encoding malate dehydrogenase (quinone), whose protein sequence is MSETALLPAETDVLLVGAGIMSATLGTLLKTLVPSLQLTVLESQDHAAVESSDAWNNAGTGHAALCELNYTPEREDGSIAIDRAIKINEQFQHSRQFWAALVERGLISDPKQFINPVPHMSFVSGAESVEFLRKRYNAMQQCSLFQGMQFSDDPAVLKQWIPLMMEQRSPGEPVAATRAEFGTDLNFGALTRMLFSSLEKQGSQVVMRHRVTELTQLPDTRWYVEVEDLATGKHSRITSRFVFLGAGGGALPLLQKSGIPEGRGYGGFPVSGQWLRCTNRDVIERHAAKVYGKPALGAPPMSVPHLDTRVIDGKKELLFGPFAGFTTKFLKFGSFLDLPLSVGTGNLVSMLGAGAHNLDLTKYLIGQVMQSQEDRVNALREFVPTARGEDWVLEIAGQRVQIIKPDAKAGGRLEFGTEVIRSADGSLAALLGASPGASTAVSIMLELITRGTSVVSQEARTPAALQSLIPSYGRSMAKEPELLAQVTEQTGRLLQLR, encoded by the coding sequence ATGTCTGAGACTGCACTACTGCCCGCTGAGACTGATGTATTGCTGGTGGGCGCCGGAATTATGTCTGCCACGCTGGGCACCCTGCTCAAGACGCTGGTTCCTTCTTTGCAATTGACCGTGTTGGAATCGCAGGACCACGCTGCCGTGGAGAGTTCTGACGCGTGGAATAACGCGGGCACAGGCCATGCGGCATTGTGCGAGCTGAACTACACGCCCGAGCGCGAAGATGGTTCGATTGCGATTGATCGCGCGATCAAGATCAATGAGCAGTTTCAGCATTCGCGGCAGTTCTGGGCTGCGCTGGTAGAGCGTGGCCTAATCTCAGATCCGAAGCAGTTCATTAATCCCGTGCCACACATGAGCTTTGTCTCCGGCGCGGAATCGGTTGAGTTTCTGCGTAAGCGCTACAACGCGATGCAGCAATGTTCACTGTTTCAAGGCATGCAGTTCTCGGACGATCCTGCGGTGCTGAAGCAGTGGATTCCCCTGATGATGGAACAGCGGTCGCCGGGTGAGCCTGTGGCAGCGACACGTGCGGAATTTGGTACCGATCTCAACTTCGGTGCATTGACACGCATGTTGTTTAGCTCGCTGGAGAAGCAGGGAAGCCAGGTCGTTATGCGGCATCGTGTGACGGAACTGACACAGTTGCCGGATACGCGCTGGTATGTCGAGGTGGAAGACCTTGCTACCGGAAAGCACAGCCGCATCACATCGCGCTTTGTTTTTCTCGGCGCAGGTGGCGGAGCGCTGCCTCTGTTACAGAAGTCAGGAATTCCTGAAGGGCGCGGCTATGGCGGGTTCCCGGTTAGCGGACAGTGGCTTCGTTGTACGAATCGGGATGTGATCGAGCGTCATGCGGCGAAGGTGTACGGCAAGCCGGCGCTGGGCGCGCCTCCAATGAGCGTGCCTCACCTGGATACGCGCGTGATTGACGGCAAGAAGGAACTCTTGTTCGGACCCTTCGCTGGATTCACTACAAAGTTTCTGAAGTTTGGTTCGTTCCTCGATTTGCCGCTGTCGGTTGGTACAGGCAATCTGGTTTCCATGCTGGGCGCGGGCGCGCACAACCTGGATCTGACGAAGTATCTGATTGGCCAGGTGATGCAGTCGCAGGAAGATCGCGTGAATGCGTTGCGTGAATTTGTTCCTACTGCGCGTGGTGAAGACTGGGTACTTGAGATCGCAGGGCAGCGCGTGCAGATCATCAAGCCGGATGCCAAGGCTGGTGGGCGGCTGGAGTTTGGCACTGAGGTGATTCGCAGCGCGGATGGATCGCTTGCGGCGCTTCTGGGTGCTTCCCCGGGCGCATCCACAGCGGTTTCCATCATGCTGGAGCTGATTACGCGTGGTACGTCTGTTGTGTCGCAGGAAGCTCGCACGCCCGCGGCGTTGCAATCACTGATTCCGAGCTATGGGCGTTCCATGGCGAAAGAGCCGGAGTTGCTCGCGCAGGTTACGGAGCAGACAGGGCGGCTACTGCAGCTTCGATAG
- a CDS encoding cystathionine beta-lyase, whose translation MDWRTRLLHAKPELPENFESLASATHRGSTVVFPSMEGIRDGWRQSEIGYSYGIYGTPTAMELAGRIAAMEGARHTFLVPSGQSAIALVDLAFTKTGDHVLIPVQAYGPNVEAAKNLLSRYGVEAELYDATIGGGIASLIRDNTTLIWCESPGSITMEVQDVPAIVAAAHARGVVVAIDNTYAAGVLFDAFAHGVDVSVQALTKYVGGHSDLLLGSVSVTTEDGYERVGTTRRMLGLSVSPDECSLALRGLQTLAVRLEKMERSTLEIAKWLSERSEVDVVLHPALPSCPGHEIWKRDFTGSASVFSMLFSPRYSPEQVNAFVDRLSLFKIGWSWGGVTSLVMAYPTLTRIDANHHGRIVRLNIGLEEPVDLIADLERSLSLLG comes from the coding sequence ATGGATTGGCGTACCCGTTTGCTGCACGCGAAGCCCGAGCTTCCTGAGAACTTTGAATCACTTGCCTCCGCGACGCATCGCGGATCGACCGTTGTCTTTCCTTCGATGGAAGGCATACGCGATGGTTGGCGGCAGAGCGAGATTGGTTATTCCTACGGCATTTATGGCACGCCCACTGCGATGGAACTGGCTGGGCGCATTGCTGCAATGGAAGGTGCGCGGCATACATTTCTGGTTCCCAGCGGGCAGTCGGCGATTGCGCTGGTCGACCTGGCCTTCACGAAGACAGGCGATCATGTACTGATTCCGGTGCAGGCTTACGGGCCAAATGTGGAAGCAGCGAAGAATCTTCTTAGCCGCTATGGTGTGGAGGCGGAGCTTTATGACGCCACGATTGGTGGCGGCATTGCATCGTTGATCCGCGACAACACGACGTTGATCTGGTGCGAGAGTCCCGGCTCCATCACGATGGAGGTGCAGGATGTGCCCGCGATTGTTGCCGCAGCACATGCACGTGGCGTTGTGGTGGCGATTGATAACACCTATGCCGCGGGTGTTTTGTTTGACGCGTTTGCGCATGGCGTGGATGTGAGTGTGCAGGCGCTTACGAAGTATGTAGGCGGTCATAGCGACCTGTTGCTTGGTTCGGTTTCAGTGACAACGGAAGATGGCTATGAGCGTGTCGGAACCACGCGACGGATGCTGGGGCTGAGTGTTTCGCCCGATGAATGCTCGTTGGCGCTGCGTGGTCTGCAGACGCTCGCAGTACGGCTGGAGAAGATGGAGCGCTCCACGCTGGAGATTGCAAAGTGGCTTTCGGAGCGCAGTGAGGTTGATGTAGTGCTGCATCCTGCGCTGCCTTCGTGCCCAGGACATGAAATCTGGAAGCGTGACTTTACGGGATCGGCAAGCGTGTTTTCCATGCTGTTTTCGCCGCGCTATTCGCCAGAGCAGGTGAATGCGTTTGTCGATCGTTTGAGCCTCTTCAAGATTGGTTGGAGCTGGGGAGGTGTGACTAGCCTTGTCATGGCCTATCCCACTCTGACGCGCATCGACGCGAATCATCATGGAAGGATTGTGCGTCTGAACATCGGACTGGAAGAGCCCGTGGATCTGATTGCAGATCTGGAGCGCTCGCTTTCCTTGCTGGGATGA
- a CDS encoding alpha/beta fold hydrolase, whose protein sequence is MTDLPNIPLTSHHRVEVDGVNVFYREAGPSNAPVVLLLHGFPTSSFQYRELIPRLADRYHVIAPDLPGFGFTEVPASRGYKYTFEALAKTIFAFTEALKLSHYAMYVFDYGAPTGFRLALMAPERVTAIVSQNGNAYEEGLGDAWQPLQRYWREPTMENRNAIRAGLNFEGMRHEYSVGIPDPSLIKPESYTLDAALLARPGNVDIQLDLFLDYANNVKLYPKFQEYFRTAKPPLLAVWGKFDPYFIPAGAEAFKKDIPNAKVTLLPTGHFALETHLQEISESMREFLAEHVGQK, encoded by the coding sequence ATGACTGACCTTCCAAATATTCCGCTCACCTCTCACCATCGCGTTGAAGTCGATGGCGTGAATGTGTTTTATCGCGAAGCAGGCCCCTCCAACGCTCCGGTCGTTCTCCTGCTCCATGGATTTCCCACGTCATCGTTTCAATATCGGGAACTGATCCCGCGCCTTGCTGACCGCTACCATGTGATCGCTCCAGACCTGCCGGGTTTCGGCTTTACTGAGGTTCCTGCGAGTCGCGGTTATAAGTACACCTTCGAGGCGCTGGCAAAGACGATCTTCGCGTTCACTGAGGCGCTGAAGCTTTCCCACTACGCGATGTACGTCTTTGACTACGGAGCGCCCACTGGCTTCCGACTGGCGTTGATGGCTCCTGAGCGAGTGACGGCCATCGTTTCTCAGAATGGCAATGCATACGAAGAAGGCCTCGGCGATGCGTGGCAGCCCCTTCAGCGCTACTGGCGCGAACCCACAATGGAGAATCGGAACGCAATCCGCGCCGGTCTGAACTTCGAAGGAATGCGCCACGAATATTCCGTTGGAATACCGGACCCAAGCCTGATCAAGCCGGAAAGTTACACGTTGGATGCTGCGTTGCTGGCGCGTCCGGGGAACGTAGATATTCAACTCGATCTCTTCCTCGATTACGCCAACAACGTGAAACTGTACCCCAAGTTTCAGGAGTACTTTCGCACTGCGAAACCTCCGCTGCTCGCGGTGTGGGGAAAGTTCGACCCATACTTTATCCCTGCTGGAGCAGAAGCGTTCAAAAAAGATATTCCGAACGCTAAGGTGACGCTCCTTCCAACAGGACACTTTGCTCTTGAGACTCATTTGCAGGAGATCTCAGAGTCGATGCGTGAGTTTCTGGCGGAACACGTCGGTCAGAAATAG